The following proteins are co-located in the Haliotis asinina isolate JCU_RB_2024 chromosome 13, JCU_Hal_asi_v2, whole genome shotgun sequence genome:
- the LOC137259280 gene encoding uncharacterized protein: MTILRPALVLLLVGLMLTPEECEGYWSYHHSHHNINNCHCNTVITDIIKLLKEIPKHVRLGKREVSTLLDVDEDGPLLEEFVQNSMDKRKYVVETLTIQLDSAAQESARRNRNHCQCGRMVLEEATRSI, from the exons ATGACAATATTGCGGCCGGCACTGGTCCTGCTGCTGGTGGGGTTGATGCTCACCCCGGAGGAATGCGAAGGATACTGGTCTTATCATCACTC ccaccacaacatcaacaactgCCACtgtaacacagttatcactgatatcatcaaattgctgaaggAAATCCCGAAACACGTACGTTTGGGCAAACGTGAAGTTTCTACCCTGCTTGATGTTGACGAGGATGGCCCACTTCTGGAGGAATTCGTGCAAAACTCTATGGACAAACGTAAATATGTTGTGGAGACGCTGACAATTCAGCTCGATTC CGCAGCTCAAGAGAGTGctcgg AGGAACAGGAACCACTGCCAGTGTGGGAGGATGGTGTTGGAGGAAGCTACTCGCAGCATCTGA
- the LOC137260262 gene encoding uncharacterized protein, with the protein MVMLRPTLVLLLMVLILIPDEGEGWRRRRRRRRYVVRTTHINTNNCHCNMIQKDIIKLLMDLLKSRRVGKREVSTLFDVDEDDPLLEEFMQNSVNKRDGLVDREELLATVERAAQAPHKRNSNHCLCGRMLMEEAIRSSNDNSKSNS; encoded by the exons ATGGTGATGTTGCGTCCGACACTTGTCCTGCTGCTGATGGTGCTGATTCTTATCCCGGATGAAGGCGAAGGATGGCGGAGACGTAGACGTAGACGTCGCTACGTCGTGCGAACGACCCATATCAACACCAACAACTGTCATTGCAACATGATTCAGAAGGACATCATCAAACTTCTGATGGACCTCTTGAAATCCAGACGAGTGGGCAAACGTGAAGTTTCTACTTTGTTTGACGTTGATGAAGATGACCCACTTCTGGAGGAATTCATGCAAAATTCAGTGAACAAAC GTGATGGTCTTGTTGACAGGGAGGAGTTGTTGGCAACTGTAGAACGCGCAG CACAAGCGCCGCACAAGAGGAACAGCAACCACTGTCTGTGTGGGCGGATGCTGATGGAGGAAGCTATTCGCAGCAGCAATGACAACAGCAAAAGCAACAGCTGA